A DNA window from Numida meleagris isolate 19003 breed g44 Domestic line unplaced genomic scaffold, NumMel1.0 unplaced_Scaffold398, whole genome shotgun sequence contains the following coding sequences:
- the LOC110391532 gene encoding transcription factor E3-like encodes MSRGAAEGTPVPPPGRPTVYVLLEGPRAPDSLQVVSVSSVLPESGIVADIEWDPPGGGGATDNGKPTPGEPPPGDPPGPFYSLKSQPLPHSTAAAPPAPPSSRVLLRQQLMRAQAQEQERRERGGGGPPGPSAPLQAPGPSPAIAVGAPPQRAPPPHVPPEVLKVRRGHRGLEGRLQGGGGEHCGIWRREGCRGALRDGGIGGVLWCCGLEEDGAEF; translated from the exons ATGTCCCGCGGAGCGGCCGAAGGGACCCCTGTGCCCCCCCCGGGCCGCCCCACGGTGTACGTGCTGCTGGAGGGGCCCCGGGCCCCCGACAGTCTGCAGGTGGTGAG CGTCAGCTCCGTGCTGCCCGAGTCTGGCATCGTGGCTGACATTGAGTGGGATCCACCCGGAGGCGGAGGAGCCACAGACAACGGGAAACCGACCCCCGGTGAACCCCCACCCGGGGACCCCCCCGGCCCCTTCTACAGCCTGAAGAGCCAACCGCTGCCCCAcag CACGGCTGCGgcccccccagctcctccctCGTCGCGGGTGCTGCTCCGGCAGCAGCTGATGCGGGCACAGGCGCAGGAGCAAGAGCGCAGGGAACGAGGTGGGGGTGGCCCCCCCGGCCCCTCTGCCCCCCTCCAGGCCCCCGGCCCCTCGCCTGCCATCGCCGTGGGGGCCCCCCCGCAGCGGGCGCCGCCGCCTCACGTGCCCCCCGAGGTGCTGAAGGTGAGGAGGGGGCACCGGGGGTTGGAGGGGAGACTGcaaggtggggggggggagcatTGTGGGATCTGGAGGCGTGAAGGGTGTCGTGGAGCACTGCGGGATGGGGGGATTGGGGGGGTCCTGTGGTGCTGTGGGTTGGAGGAAGATGGGGCTGAGTTCTGA